One stretch of Maylandia zebra isolate NMK-2024a linkage group LG13, Mzebra_GT3a, whole genome shotgun sequence DNA includes these proteins:
- the gtf2a1l gene encoding TFIIA-alpha and beta-like factor isoform X2, with amino-acid sequence MQSKAMEGLRKNANPSNFVLQLPASYTQSDQELTASVVIPGNQNIRSFPVKNNSETLATFSLPAGLAYPVQIPAGVTLQTASGQLYKVNVPVVVTQAPVGQQPATQAMQKVTEWREASAPQPTAVPPNPIAPHEVETSSVPAQSVTQPKTILPSSKEGSLPLQSTEPDFPQEENEPNPQPNLSTTASPCTQLLDYQIRREEALAQMAQSRDIDDILKEVIEEEREKAEWARKLAPVESDSQSEATLGLDLGYSQFSDIVQLDGPAGNSDLEEEEEVPLEENDFLGIINAEAMKALQEGNESSDGNSISSSSDGEGADELANIEEEDPLNSGDDVIEQDIPDLFDTDNVIVCQYDKIHRSKNRWKFHLKDGVMCYGGRDYVFSKAVGEAEW; translated from the exons ATGCAGTCAAAAGCAATGGAAGGCTTAAGGAAAAACGCCAACCCATCCAACTTTGTGCTCCAGCTTCCTGCCAGCTACACTCAGAGTGATCAAGAGCTCACGG CCTCAGTTGTCATCCCTGGAAATCAAAATATCCGCAGCTTCCCGGTCAAG AACAATTCAGAGACACTTGCTACCTTTTCCCTCCCTGCTGGATTGGCTTACCCCGTGCAGATACCAGCAGGAGTCACTCTACAAACAGCCTCTG GTCAACTTTACAAGGTCAATGTTCCTGTTGTGGTTACGCAGGCCCCAGTGGGTCAGCAGCCTGCAACCCAAGCCATGCAGAAAGTCACTGAATGGAGGGAGGCTTCTGCCCCCCAGCCCACTGCAGTCCCACCAAATCCTATTGCTCCCCACGAGGTAGAAACATCCTCTGTTCCAGCTCAGTCTGTCACACAGCCAAAGACCATTTTACCCTCCAGTAAGGAGGGCAGCCTTCCCCTGCAGTCTACAGAGCCAGATTTCCCACAGGAAGAAAATGAGCCAAATCCACAACCCAACCTCAGCACGACCGCCTCACCTTGCACTCAGTTATTAGACTACCAGATCAGAAGAGAGGAGGCTCTGGCACAGATGGCTCAGAGCAGAGACATTGATGACATCCTGAAAGAAGTTAttgaggaggagagagaaaaagcagaaTGGGCAAGGAAGCTAGCTcctgtggagtctgacagccaGTCTGAAGCGACTCTTGGG TTGGATCTGGGCTACAGCCAGTTCTCAGACATCGTTCAGCTCGATGGGCCTGCAGGCAACTCTGACctcgaggaggaagaggaggttcCCCTGGAAGAGAATGACTTTCTGGGTATAATCAATGCAGAGGCCATGAAGGCCCTGCAGGAAGGAAATGAAAGCAGTGATGGCAACAGCATCTCCTCCAGCAGCGACGGTGAAGGTGCAGATGAACTCGCTAACATAGAGGAGGAG GACCCTCTGAATTCAGGTGACGATGTGATTGAGCAAGACATCCCTGACCTTTTTGACACTGACAATGTCATTGTTTGCCAGTATGACAAA ATTCACCGCAGTAAGAACCGTTGGAAGTTTCACCTGAAGGACGGAGTGATGTGCTACGGCGGCAGGGACTACGTGTTTTCGAAAGCAGTTGGGGAAGCAGAGTGGTAA
- the ston1 gene encoding stonin-1, with product MCSTNHSNWVTFEDDSTPLSSPQKPLQSPGLIKASVPRPNGLKLVLPPIKDTSWSFSSSLESPQSHSSLSGSSCVPCSTPFSTPEGGVPSSASPFYSKTWDKKDFSRSFSSPVTTSVFSPAPQALNQTSDGPSPFPSFKGNSGHFNPFWDGPRLNTDAGSSSSDSESDNSLPRFFIRTKDGSEPQRDQLSFSVVCNKLEGLHTKTDSQTETDKEGQRRLSCKSEVLSEGTSQFAPRGLFRSQKRDGWSIMLRIPEKKNRMSSRQWGPIYLRLLPGGVLQMFYEKGLEKPFKEFQLLPHCRLSDLKLESYSEPRKVLTVKVEHFSYTEKKRFHPKFEVSHEAEVEQLLKFGSTVHDEIEDLVVSMEEEIFKLSVPHQQRRHYEEQELSLQITDHIWIQLDKCGGVMEQTAFTQIHCLAFLNGLGDCFLALNDLGLLHFDSSYGSEEGSELWMEIAGYHFHKCVNEMEFQRSRLIKFLPPDACRVELMRYKTRVLGCTEIPFSIKATVTVQGAYVELQAFLNMSTTFLSCMRESDTHYPLCENVVIRVPVPGDWVKVTQTVALLRQRSLKARMNRNACLGSVTAADSQPVMQVSIGTVKYENVYSAIVWKIDRLPAKNMALDHPHSFSCKLELGSDQEIPNDWYPFVTMECEIVGAVVSQTRVKSLGTVNDIQPQKHVTSWTRYHCQVEVEKKWIETESQRQSGCMTQ from the exons ATGTGCTCCACAAATCACTCAAACTGGGTCACGTTTGAAGATGACAGCACACCGCTATCGTCACCTCAGAAGCCTCTGCAGTCCCCAGGACTTATCAAAGCATCAGTGCCGCGTCCCAACGGCCTGAAATTAGTGCTTCCTCCAATCAAAGATACTTCCTGGAGCTTTAGTAGTTCCCTGGAATCGCCTCAAAGTCACTCAAGTCTTAGCGGAAGTTCCTGTGTACCATGTAGCACACCGTTTAGCACTCCTGAAGGTGGGGTTCCTAGCAGCGCGTCACCATTTTACTCCAAAACATGGGACAAGAAGGACTTCTCAAGGAGTTTTTCCAGCCCAGTTACCACCTCTGTTTTCTCTcctgcaccacaggccctgaatCAAACATCAGATGGGCCAAGCCCTTTCCCTTCTTTCAAGGGTAATTCAGGACACTTTAACCCGTTCTGGGATGGACCTAGACTAAATACGGATGCGGGTAGCTCCTCCTCAGACTCTGAATCGGACAACAGCCTTCCACGTTTCTTTATACGGACCAAAGATGGCAGTGAGCCTCAGCGTGACCAGCTTTCCTTCTCTGTTGTTTGCAACAAACTGGAAGGCCTACATACAAAAACCGACagccagacagagacagacaaagaaGGGCAGAGGCGGCTAAGTTGCAAAAGTGAGGTGTTAAGTGAAGGTACATCTCAGTTTGCACCTCGTGGTTTGTTTCGTAGTCAGAAGAGAGACGGTTGGTCTATCATGCTCAGGATTCCTGAAAAAAAGAACCGCATGTCCTCGCGTCAGTGGGGACCGATCTATCTCCGCTTGTTGCCGGGAGGTGTGCTACAGATGTTCTATGAGAAAGGGCTTGAGAAGCCATTCAAAGAATTTCAGCTTCTCCCTCACTGCAGGCTCTCGGATCTTAAACTGGAAAGCTACAGCGAGCCCCGCAAAGTCCTCACAGTCAAGGTGGAACATTTCTCCTACACAGAAAAGAAGCGCTTTCACCCAAAGTTCGAGGTTAGTCACGAAGCTGAGGTAGAGCAGCTCCTCAAGTTTGGCTCCACAGTGCACGATGAGATCGAGGACCTGGTGGTCTCCATGGAGGAGGAGATCTTCAAACTGAGTGTCCCCCACCAGCAGAGGCGGCACTACGAGGAACAGGAGCTGTCGCTGCAGATCACCGATCACATCTGGATACAGCTAGATAAGTGTGGGGGCGTAATGGAGCAAACAGCCTTCACCCAGATTCACTGTCTTGCTTTTCTGAACGGACTAGGAGACTGTTTTCTTGCCCTTAATGACCTCGGGTTGCTGCACTTTGACTCCAGCTATGGCTCAGAGGAGGGCAGTGAACTCTGGATGGAGATTGCAGGCTACCATTTCCACAAATGCGTGAATGAGATGGAGTTTCAGAGGTCGCGACTGATCAAGTTTTTGCCTCCTGATGCATGCAGAGTGGAGCTGATGCGCTACAAAACAAGGGTCCTAGGTTGCACTGAAATTCCCTTCTCAATCAAAGCTACGGTAACGGTTCAAGGTGCCTACGTGGAGCTCCAGGCCTTTCTCAACATGTCAACCACGTTCCTTTCTTGCATGAGGGAGTCTGACACTCACTACCCGCTGTGTGAGAATGTTGTGATCCGCGTTCCGGTGCCAGGCGACTGGGTCAAAGTGACACAGACGGTGGCCTTACTGCGACAGAGGTCTTTAAAGGCCCGCATGAACAGAAATGCCTGCTTGGGCTCAGTCACCGCTGCAGATTCACAGCCTGTCATGCAAGTGTCGATTGGCACCGTCAAGTACGAGAATGTATATTCGGCGATCGTGTGGAAGATCGACAGACTGCCTGCAAAGAATATGG CCTTGGATCATCCCCACTCATTTTCCTGCAAACTGGAGCTGGGATCTGATCAGGAGATCCCAAATGACTGGTACCCTTTTGTCACGATGGAATGTGAAATTGTGGGCGCGGTTGTGTCACAGACCAGGGTTAAATCCTTGGGCACTGTGAATGACATCCAGCCGCAGAAACATGTGACCAGTTGGACGCGCTATCACTGTCAG gTGGAAGTGGAAAAGAAATGGATTGAAACAGAGTCACAGAGGCAGTCTGGCTGTATGACGCAATGA
- the gtf2a1l gene encoding TFIIA-alpha and beta-like factor isoform X1 has product MLTDTGPVAKLYLSIIDDVIDSVRELFLDEGVEDRVLDDLRHLWESKVMQSKAMEGLRKNANPSNFVLQLPASYTQSDQELTASVVIPGNQNIRSFPVKNNSETLATFSLPAGLAYPVQIPAGVTLQTASGQLYKVNVPVVVTQAPVGQQPATQAMQKVTEWREASAPQPTAVPPNPIAPHEVETSSVPAQSVTQPKTILPSSKEGSLPLQSTEPDFPQEENEPNPQPNLSTTASPCTQLLDYQIRREEALAQMAQSRDIDDILKEVIEEEREKAEWARKLAPVESDSQSEATLGLDLGYSQFSDIVQLDGPAGNSDLEEEEEVPLEENDFLGIINAEAMKALQEGNESSDGNSISSSSDGEGADELANIEEEDPLNSGDDVIEQDIPDLFDTDNVIVCQYDKIHRSKNRWKFHLKDGVMCYGGRDYVFSKAVGEAEW; this is encoded by the exons ATGCTGACCGACACAGGCCCAGTG GCCAAGCTCTACTTGTCCATAATCGATGACGTGATTGACAGCGTGAGAGAGCTCTTCTTGGATGAAGGAGTTGAAGACCGCGTCCTGGATGATTTAAGACAT CTCTGGGAGTCAAAAGTGATGCAGTCAAAAGCAATGGAAGGCTTAAGGAAAAACGCCAACCCATCCAACTTTGTGCTCCAGCTTCCTGCCAGCTACACTCAGAGTGATCAAGAGCTCACGG CCTCAGTTGTCATCCCTGGAAATCAAAATATCCGCAGCTTCCCGGTCAAG AACAATTCAGAGACACTTGCTACCTTTTCCCTCCCTGCTGGATTGGCTTACCCCGTGCAGATACCAGCAGGAGTCACTCTACAAACAGCCTCTG GTCAACTTTACAAGGTCAATGTTCCTGTTGTGGTTACGCAGGCCCCAGTGGGTCAGCAGCCTGCAACCCAAGCCATGCAGAAAGTCACTGAATGGAGGGAGGCTTCTGCCCCCCAGCCCACTGCAGTCCCACCAAATCCTATTGCTCCCCACGAGGTAGAAACATCCTCTGTTCCAGCTCAGTCTGTCACACAGCCAAAGACCATTTTACCCTCCAGTAAGGAGGGCAGCCTTCCCCTGCAGTCTACAGAGCCAGATTTCCCACAGGAAGAAAATGAGCCAAATCCACAACCCAACCTCAGCACGACCGCCTCACCTTGCACTCAGTTATTAGACTACCAGATCAGAAGAGAGGAGGCTCTGGCACAGATGGCTCAGAGCAGAGACATTGATGACATCCTGAAAGAAGTTAttgaggaggagagagaaaaagcagaaTGGGCAAGGAAGCTAGCTcctgtggagtctgacagccaGTCTGAAGCGACTCTTGGG TTGGATCTGGGCTACAGCCAGTTCTCAGACATCGTTCAGCTCGATGGGCCTGCAGGCAACTCTGACctcgaggaggaagaggaggttcCCCTGGAAGAGAATGACTTTCTGGGTATAATCAATGCAGAGGCCATGAAGGCCCTGCAGGAAGGAAATGAAAGCAGTGATGGCAACAGCATCTCCTCCAGCAGCGACGGTGAAGGTGCAGATGAACTCGCTAACATAGAGGAGGAG GACCCTCTGAATTCAGGTGACGATGTGATTGAGCAAGACATCCCTGACCTTTTTGACACTGACAATGTCATTGTTTGCCAGTATGACAAA ATTCACCGCAGTAAGAACCGTTGGAAGTTTCACCTGAAGGACGGAGTGATGTGCTACGGCGGCAGGGACTACGTGTTTTCGAAAGCAGTTGGGGAAGCAGAGTGGTAA
- the LOC101467798 gene encoding lutropin-choriogonadotropic hormone receptor produces the protein MALRAVWLLFALSCVLNARSCCAYTCPAICRCTADSFQCSKETQLASRTGPTSVLRLRLTHLPLKRVPSHAFKELINITIIEISQSDCITHIQTHAFLSLYSLAQISVQNINSLRFIEKGAFTDLPKLEYLSISNTGIAHFPDFTTISSLSPNIILDMADNMEIDIIPANSFQGITEEYVDMNLVRNGFKEIKSHAFNGTKLNTLVLRDNWYLRNIQEDAFEGATGPTVLDVSSTALRSLPPNGLRQVKFLKASHAYALKSLPPLESLAELLEAELTYPSHCCAFHTWRRKQRESALKNLTKFCDLMNTEIDPTADDTSLINGINFQYQDLEFDCLSNPFVKCSPKPDAFNPCEDLLGFSFLRCLTWIITVFAVAGNLAVLVILLIGHHKLTVSRFLMCNLAFADLCMGLYLILIAFMDYHSRHEYYNHATDWQTGPGCGIAGFLTVFASELSVYTLTVISLERWHTITNAMHVNKRLRMHHVTAIMVGGWAFSLLVALLPLVGVSSYSKVSICLPMDINTLGAQVYVVAVLILNVVAFLVVCYCYICMYLSVHNPEHSTRRGDTKIAKRMAVLIFTDFLCMAPISFFAISAALHMPLITVSHSKILLILFYPINSLCNPFLYTIFTQAFRKDVRLLLSRCGCCNSHADFYRSQTLGSHLTCTQKMSKREPHSLGFYAYHIKMKGCFLNKGTT, from the exons ATGGCTCTCCGGGCGGTCTGGCTCCTGTTCGCGCTGTCCTGTGTCCTGAATGCGCGCTCCTGCTGCGCTTATACCTGTCCGGCCATCTGCCGGTGCACCGCCGACTCGTTTCAGTGCAGCAAAGAGACTCAGCTGGCCTCCCGCACAGGACCAACATCCGTGCTTCGACT AAGGCTCACTCATCTGCCCTTGAAAAGAGTTCCCTCTCATGCCTTCAAGGAGTTGATCAACATTACAATAAT TGAGATCTCCCAGAGCGACTGCATCACACATATACAGACACACGCCTTCCTCTCCCTCTACAGCCTGGCACAAAT CTCAGTGCAGAATATCAACAGCCTGAGATTTATTGAAAAAGGCGCCTTCACTGACCTGCCCAAGCTGGAATATTT GAGCATCTCTAACACGGGCATTGCACACTTCCCAGACTTCACAACCATCTCTTCCCTGTCGCCAAATATTATCCT AGACATGGCAGACAACATGGAGATTGACATCATTCCTGCCAATTCCTTCCAGGGTATCACAGAGGAGTATGTTGACAT GAACCTGGTTAGAAATGGCTTCAAGGAAATAAAATCGCACGCATTCAATGGGACAAAGCTCAACACGCT AGTTTTGAGAGACAACTGGTATCTCCGTAACATTCAAGAAGATGCCTTTGAAGGAGCCACAGGTCCAACTGTTCT GGATGTTTCCTCCACGGCTCTGAGGTCTCTCCCCCCTAATGGATTGAGGCAGGTTAAATTTCTGAAAGCCAGCCATGCCTATGCTCTAAAGAGCCTCCCTCCACTGGAAAGTCTAGCTGAACTGCTGGAAGCGGAGCTCACGTACCCGAGCCACTGCTGCGCCTTCCACACATGGCGGCGGAAACAAAG GGAAAGTGCCTTAAAGAACTTGACCAAGTTTTGTGATCTGATGAATACAGAAAT AGATCCGACTGCTGATGACACGAGTCTTATCAATGGCATCAACTTTCAGTATCAAGACCTGGAATTTGACTGTCTTAGCAACCCTTTTGTCAAATGCTCCCCAAAGCCAGATGCTTTTAATCCTTGCGAGGACCTACTGGGCTTTTCCTTCCTGCGCTGTCTCACCTGGATCATTACGGTTTTCGCTGTGGCCGGTAACCTGGCTGTTTTGGTCATCCTGCTAATTGGCCACCATAAGCTCACAGTCTCCAGATTTCTCATGTGTAATCTGGCCTTCGCCGACCTGTGCATGGGGCTTTATCTCATCCTAATTGCCTTCATGGACTACCATTCCCGTCATGAGTACTACAATCACGCCACAGACTGGCAGACCGGTCCTGGATGTGGCATAGCAGGGTTTCTGACTGTGTTTGCCAGCGAGCTATCGGTATACACGTTGACTGTGATTAGTCTTGAACGATGGCATACCATTACCAATGCCATGCATGTCAACAAGAGGCTGCGCATGCATCATGTCACAGCCATAATGGTAGGAGGCTGGGCTTTCTCTCTGCTGGTTGCCCTGCTCCCTCTTGTGGGGGTCAGTAGTTACAGCAAAGTGAGCATCTGTCTGCCCATGGATATCAACACACTCGGCGCTCAGGTTTATGTGGTGGCTGTGCTCATTCTCAATGTTGTTGCTTTCCTCGTGGTTTGTTACTGTTACATATGCATGTATCTCAGTGTTCACAACCCAGAGCACTCCACCCGGCGTGGAGACACCAAGATTGCCAAGCGCATGGCTGTGCTCATTTTCACTGACTTTCTCTGCATGGCACCGATCTCTTTCTTCGCCATCTCTGCAGCCCTGCATATGCCCCTCATAACTGTGTCTCACTCGAAAATCCTGCTCATTCTCTTCTATCCTATCAACTCCCTCTGCAATCCTTTCTTGTACACCATCTTCACACAAGCTTTCAGGAAAGACGTGCGTCTGCTGCTGAGTCGCTGTGGCTGCTGCAATTCCCACGCTGACTTCTACAGGTCACAGACTCTGGGTTCACACCTGACTTGTACCCAGAAAATGTCCAAAAGAGAACCTCACTCACTCGGCTTTTATGCCTATCACATCAAGATGAAGGGCTGCTTTCTAAATAAGGGAACCACATGA